One Mercurialis annua linkage group LG3, ddMerAnnu1.2, whole genome shotgun sequence DNA window includes the following coding sequences:
- the LOC126675342 gene encoding acetolactate synthase, chloroplastic, with protein MAAATSAATTTSIPKPSASPSSRSSISVSRFTLPFSRNPAPHRPLHISNAVPKPTTAVPSSTTTTTITAIPPNPRFAPDEPRKGADILVEALERQGVTDVFAYPGGASMEIHQALTRSPIIRNVLPRHEQGGIFAAEGYARASGNPGVCIATSGPGATNLVSGLADALLDSVPIVAITGQVPRKMIGTDAFQETPIVEVTRSITKHNYLVLDVDDIPRIVKEAFFLATSGRPGPVLIDIPKDIQQQLAVPNWDVPIKLPGYMSRLPKNPNESHLEQIIRLISESKKPVLYVGGGCLNSSEELRRFVELTGIPVASTLMGLGAFPVGDELSLGMLGMHGTVYANYSVDKSDLLLAFGVRFDDRVTGKLEAFASRAKIVHIDIDSAEIGKNKQPHVSVCGDVKLALQGMNSIMESKGIKNSLDFRAWREELNEQKVKYPLSFKTFGEAIPPQYAIQTLDELTDGKAIISTGVGQHQMWAAQFYKYKRPRQWLTSGGLGAMGFGLPAAIGAAVANPGAIVVDIDGDGSFIMNVQELATIRVENLPVKIMLLNNQHLGMVMQWEDRFYKANRAHTYLGDPANETEIFPNMLKFAEACGIPAARVSRIDDLRSAIQEMLDTPGPYLLDVIVPHQEHVLPMIPAGGAFKDVITEGDGRIKY; from the coding sequence ATGGCGGCGGCTACATCTGCAGCCACCACCACCTCCATTCCCAAACCCTCCGCCTCACCCTCCTCCAGATCATCAATCTCTGTTTCCCGATTTACCCTTCCCTTTTCTCGAAACCCCGCCCCCCACCGTCCTCTCCACATCTCCAACGCAGTTCCCAAACCCACCACCGCTGTCCCttcctccaccaccaccaccaccattaCCGCCATTCCTCCAAATCCCCGTTTTGCCCCTGATGAGCCTCGAAAAGGAGCTGACATCCTGGTCGAAGCACTCGAGCGCCAAGGTGTAACCGACGTGTTCGCATATCCAGGTGGCGCTTCCATGGAGATCCACCAAGCTTTGACACGCTCCCCAATTATCCGTAACGTCCTTCCCCGTCACGAGCAGGGCGGAATCTTCGCAGCCGAAGGCTACGCACGTGCCTCCGGAAACCCCGGTGTCTGTATCGCCACCTCAGGCCCCGGCGCCACCAATCTCGTCAGCGGCCTGGCCGATGCCCTTCTCGACAGTGTCCCCATTGTGGCTATTACCGGCCAAGTTCCTCGCAAAATGATTGGTACGGATGCATTTCAAGAAACGCCCATTGTTGAGGTAACTAGATCAATAACTAAGCATAATTATCTGGTTCTTGATGTTGATGATATTCCAAGAATTGTTAAGGAAGCGTTCTTTTTAGCTACTTCGGGTCGCCCTGGTCCGGTTTTAATTGATATTCCTAAAGATATTCAGCAACAATTAGCTGTTCCTAATTGGGATGTCCCTATAAAATTGCCTGGTTACATGTCTAGATTGCCTAAGAATCCCAATGAGTCTCATTTGGAACAGATTATTAGGTTAATTTCCGAGTCGAAGAAACCTGTTTTGTATGTTGGTGGTGGGTGTTTGAATTCGAGTGAGGAGTTGAGGAGGTTTGTTGAGTTGACTGGGATTCCGGTGGCTAGTACTTTGATGGGTCTTGGTGCTTTTCCCGTCGGGGATGAGTTGTCTTTAGGAATGCTTGGTATGCATGGAACTGTTTATGCTAATTATTCGGTTGATAAGAGTGATTTGTTGCTTGCATTTGGTGTGAGGTTTGATGATCGTGTTACTGGAAAACTTGAGGCTTTTGCTAGTCGAGCGAAGATTGTTCATATTGATATTGACTCTGCTGAGATTGGGAAGAATAAGCAGCCTCATGTGTCTGTTTGTGGTGATGTTAAGCTAGCTTTGCAAGGGATGAATAGTATTATGGAAAGTAAAGGTATTAAGAATTCGTTAGATTTTAGGGCGTGGAGAGAGGAGTTGAATGAACAGAAAGTTAAGTATCCTTTGAGTTTTAAGACTTTTGGTGAGGCAATTCCTCCTCAATATGCTATTCAAACTCTTGATGAATTGACCGACGGAAAGGCTATTATAAGTACTGGAGTTGGTCAGCATCAGATGTGGGCTGCTCAGTTTTATAAATACAAAAGGCCACGACAATGGTTGACTTCAGGGGGATTAGGAGCTATGGGTTTTGGATTACCTGCTGCTATCGGAGCTGCTGTCGCTAATCCTGGTGCAATTGTTGTTGACATTGATGGTGATGGAAGTTTTATCATGAATGTTCAGGAGTTGGCAACTATCCGTGTCGAGAATCTGCCTGTCAAAATAATGCTTTTGAATAATCAACATTTGGGAATGGTGATGCAATGGGAGGATCGGTTCTACAAGGCTAATAGAGCGCATACTTATTTAGGAGATCCCGCAAATGAAACTGAGATTTTCCCCAATATGTTGAAATTTGCTGAAGCTTGTGGAATACCAGCTGCTCGTGTATCAAGGATAGACGA
- the LOC126675344 gene encoding protein transport protein Sec61 subunit gamma-1: protein MDALDNVFDPLRDFAKDSVRLVKRCHKPDRKEFTKVAFRTAIGFVVMGFVGFFVKLIFIPINNIIVAS from the exons ATGGATGCCTTAGATAACGTCTTCGATCCGCTCAGAGACTTCGCCAAGGACAGCGTTCGCCTCGTCAAGCGCTGCCATAAACCCGATCGTAAAG AATTTACGAAGGTTGCGTTCCGTACTGCAATCGGGTTCGTGGTGATGGGATTTGTTGGATTTTTTGTGAAGCTTATCTTTATCCCTATTAACAACATCATCGTCGCTTCTTGA
- the LOC126673572 gene encoding nuclear transcription factor Y subunit C-1 translates to MDANNNQQAAQSATYPPGSGAAPPPPPPSSAPFHHLLQQQQQQLQMFWTYQRQEIEQVNDFKNHQLPLARIKKIMKADEDVRMISAEAPILFAKACELFILELTIRSWLHAEENKRRTLQKNDIAAAITRTDIFDFLVDIVPRDEIKDEAAGLGGIVGATASGVPFYYPPMAQHMVAQPGGGPGGMMIGRPAMDPSGVYGQPPSQAWQSVWQTTADDGSYGSGGSSGQGNLDGQG, encoded by the exons atgGACGCCAACAACAACCAACAAGCAGCTCAATCCGCCACATACCCACCAGGCAGCGGCGCCGCCCCACCACCACCTCCGCCGTCTTCCGCCCCATTCCACCACCTCCTccaacagcagcagcagcagcttcAAATGTTTTGGACATACCAAAGACAAGAGATCGAGCAAGTGAACGATTTCAAGAACCACCAGCTCCCACTCGCAAGAATCAAGAAAATTATGAAAGCTGACGAGGATGTGCGTATGATCTCGGCCGAAGCGCCTATTCTATTCGCCAAAGCTTGCGAGCTTTTCATTTTGGAGCTAACTATTAGGTCGTGGCTTCATGCTGAGGAGAATAAGAGGAGGACTCTTCAGAAGAATGACATTGCTGCTGCCATTACTAGAACTGATATATTTGATTTCTTGGTTGATATTGTGCCGCGCGACGAGATCAAAGATGAGGCTGCTGGTTTAGGAGGGATTGTTGGGGCTACTGCTAGTGGGGTTCCTTTTTATTATCCTCCTATGGCTCAGCATATGGTGGCTCAGCCTGGTGGTGGCCCTGGTGGGATGATGATTGGTCGGCCTGCTATGGATCCTTCTGGCGTTTATGGTCAGCCTCCTTCTCAGGCTTGGCAGTCTGTTTGGCAGACTACTGCTGATGATGGGAGTTATGGTAGTGGTGGTAGCAGTGGCCAAGGCAATCTTGATGGTCAAGG CTAA
- the LOC126674487 gene encoding uncharacterized protein LOC126674487 — MECNKEDALRAKEMAEEKLRDRDISGAKKFATKAQSLYPGLDGLSQFQATLNVYLSAEKRRNGEIDWYRVLGIEPPANDDTIRRHYKKLAIILHPDKNKSVGAEGAFKLLSDAWGLLSDKAKRSAYDQKLNLCDYRKVPNYNPVAPTGQNSFRNFINNNKSASTTLQNTEMHPKRTPPPHFSKANTFWTICNFCQTQFQYLSNYRNQNLLCQNCRKSFLAVEVPPPPIDGNAPIGTWASYTRGKNSTQLTRADKSFTGKEPVTKTNMQPAAHSGASAKAGSARSIPSFYPKNGMGEDSLQRKAHTSKEAGAGVCVAGGVSIPKIDRLKKKRRIYEHTMNYTNQVASGNVGPGDSGTKQGTCETGRRNISQNHIFNQMRELSQLELRNMLMEKAKKDICVKLKDCRIPFAVSNTLEKKMEKNEKENKKHLVNGTKADVNKGLVDAKTRAKTELLLAHSNDDPDTNGADKVSMTVPDPDFHDFDKDRTEKSFGDNQVWAAYDDDDGMPRYYAMIHNVISRKPLRMRISWLNTKNNRELAPLNWIGSGFFKTNGDFWIGKHEINRSLNSFSHKVTKWAKGTRGTVRIYPTKGDVWALYRNWSSKWNELTPDEVIHKYDMVEVLEDFNDEKGVIVAPLVKVAGFKTVFRKHPDSSKYKAFPREELFRLSHRVPSYFLTGQEGRNAPKDCWELDPASMPMELLQVLTEVQVKEMMENIEKATELQLKESGEKTKEGDHADNVAKENAEQVRNDKDNVSIEEPIIVYKRRREKN, encoded by the coding sequence ATGGAATGTAATAAAGAAGACGCCCTCAGAGCTAAGGAGATGGCAGAGGAGAAGCTCCGTGACAGAGATATTTCTGGGGCGAAGAAATTTGCAACGAAGGCTCAGAGCCTCTATCCTGGGCTTGATGGTCTTTCTCAATTTCAGGCTACCCTTAATGTGTATCTATCTGctgagaaaagaagaaatggaGAAATAGATTGGTATCGAGTCCTAGGTATAGAACCGCCAGCTAATGATGACACAATACGGAGGCATTACAAGAAGCTGGCCATCATTCTTCATCCCGATAAAAATAAATCAGTTGGTGCTGAAGGGGCTTTTAAGCTTCTATCTGATGCGTGGGGACTGTTGTCTGATAAAGCAAAGAGAAGTGCCTATGATCAGAAGCTGAATTTGTGCGATTATCGTAAAGTTCCAAATTATAATCCAGTAGCGCCAACTGGTCAGAATAGTTTTCGTAATTTCATTAACAATAATAAGTCAGCTTCAACAACTCTTCAGAACACTGAGATGCATCCAAAGCGCACTCCGCCTCCTCATTTCTCTAAGGCTAACACTTTTTGGACAATCTGCAATTTTTGTCAAACACAGTTTCAGTACCTGAGCAATTATCGGAACCAGAACCTTCTTTGCCAGAACTGTCGCAAGTCCTTTCTTGCTGTTGAGGTGCCACCCCCACCTATTGATGGCAATGCTCCAATTGGCACTTGGGCTTCTTACACTCGAGGAAAGAATTCTACTCAGCTTACAAGAGCTGACAAATCTTTTACAGGAAAGGAGCCGGTTACTAAGACAAATATGCAACCTGCAGCACATTCTGGCGCGTCTGCTAAAGCAGGCAGTGCTAGAAGTATTCCGTCATTTTATCCTAAAAATGGTATGGGAGAGGATTCTCTGCAAAGGAAAGCTCACACTTCTAAGGAAGCAGGTGCAGGTGTTTGTGTAGCTGGTGGTGTTTCTATACCAAAAATAGATAGGCTGAAGAAGAAAAGGCGCATATATGAACATACGATGAACTATACAAATCAAGTGGCAAGCGGAAATGTAGGACCTGGTGATTCTGGTACAAAACAAGGTACATGTGAAACCGGACGAAGAAACATTTCCCAAAATCATATATTTAATCAGATGAGAGAATTGTCACAGCTAGAACTGCGAAACATGTTGATGGAGAAGGCGAAAAAGGATATTTGCGTGAAGCTGAAGGATTGCAGGATTCCTTTTGCTGTGTCAAACACCCTGGAGAAAAAGATGGAGAAGaatgagaaagaaaataaaaagcatCTCGTAAATGGCACAAAAGCTGATGTAAACAAAGGCTTGGTAGATGCAAAGACTAGAGCTAAAACTGAGCTATTGCTTGCCCATTCAAATGATGATCCTGATACTAATGGTGCTGATAAAGTATCAATGACTGTTCCAGATCCAGATTTTCATGATTTTGACAAGGATCGTACAGAAAAGTCATTTGGTGATAACCAGGTTTGGGCTGcatatgatgatgatgatgggaTGCCTCGTTATTATGCTATGATTCACAATGTAATATCACGGAAACCTCTCAGAATGCGAATCAGTTGGCTTAATACTAAAAACAATCGCGAATTGGCACCATTAAATTGGATTGGTTCTGGTTTTTTCAAGACCAATGGAGACTTCTGGATAGGTAAGCATGAAATTAATAGGTCCCTTAATTCTTTTTCGCACAAGGTTACGAAATGGGCAAAGGGCACAAGAGGGACAGTTCGAATTTATCCGACAAAGGGAGACGTGTGGGCACTGTATAGGAATTGGTCATCCAAGTGGAACGAGCTGACCCCAGACGAGGTGATTCATAAGTATGATATGGTGGAAGTGCTTGAAGACTTCAATGACGAGAAGGGTGTGATTGTTGCTCCTCTTGTTAAAGTTGCTGGTTTTAAGACAGTGTTTCGCAAGCATCCGGACTCTAGTAAATACAAGGCATTTCCAAGAGAGGAGCTGTTTAGGCTTTCTCACCGGGTCCCTTCCTACTTTCTTACCGGTCAAGAAGGTCGTAATGCTCCCAAGGATTGCTGGGAACTCGATCCTGCATCTATGCCTATGGAATTACTTCAAGTTTTAACAGAAGTTCAGGTGAAAGAAATGATGGAGAACATCGAAAAGGCTACGGAACTACAACTGAAGGAAAGCGGTGAAAAAACTAAGGAAGGAGATCACGCGGACAATGTTGCTAAAGAAAACGCAGAACAAGTGAGGAACGATAAGGATAACGTATCCATAGAAGAACCAATAATCGTTTACAAAAGGCGTCGAGAAAAAAATTAG